One window of Quercus robur chromosome 5, dhQueRobu3.1, whole genome shotgun sequence genomic DNA carries:
- the LOC126725156 gene encoding protein NO VEIN-LIKE-like, protein MEKVDRAVTNARRNIIAAGESVTAWKVSQDTLLILNLDSWSSLGFPMQEVPSLHRLMLTEGKINAFIHCFVGVQRVTTLYDLEVAICKNEGVDNFEKLELGPLLRHPLVLHYFSLKSDATEVFKITGEEVFCFLWKYIHGKKKKKSQNNESVEVEESLDGKKKRKKNKYINNIQVDKFLNFIAKRRSVASKEELCIRIQNLGMHVSAIQKAMSPQTAILKKPVDATSISQRVESFSSARKDFRGKNIRFASSSSNDDEDSDDSKDANLPSQNVASSDRVTSCP, encoded by the exons ATGGAGAAGGTGGACCGCGCTGTCACTAACGCCAGACGCAACATAATTGCGGCCGGAGAGAGTGTGACGGCATGGAAAGTGTCTCAGGATACACTGCTCATCCTCAACCTCGACTCTTGGTCCTCTCTTGGCTTTCCCATGCAGGAGGTCCCCAGTCTTCACCGTCTTATGCTCACTGAAGGGAAG ATAAATGCATTTATCCATTGCTTTGTTGGGGTTCAAAGAGTTACTACATTGTATGATTTGGAAGTAGCAATCTGTAAGAATGAAGGCGTAGATAACTTCGAAAAGCTTGAATTGGGGCCTTTGTTGCGACACCCACTTGTCTTGCACTATTTTTCACTCAAATCTGATGCCACTGAAGTTTTTAAAATAACCGGTGAGGAGGTATTTTGTTTCCTTTGGAAGTATATAcatgggaagaagaagaagaagagtcaGAATAATGAGAGTGTTGAAGTTGAAGAGTCTTTGGatgggaagaagaagaggaagaagaataaGTATATTAACAATATTCAAGTTgataagtttttgaattttattgctaAGAGGCGTTCCGTTGCAAGCAAGGAAGAACTTTGTATACGAATTCAAAACTTGGGGATGCATGTTTCTGCTATCCAAAAAGCCATGAGCCCACAGACTGCTATTTTAAAGAAACCTGTAGATGCTACTTCTATTTCTCAGCGTGTCGAATCATTCTCCTCTGCACGGAAGGATTTTCGTGGCAAGAACATTAGATTTGCTTCATCAAGCTCCAATGACGATGAAGATAGTGATGATTCTAAGGATGCTAACTTGCCATCACAAAATGTTGCAAGTTCTGACCGAGTGACTAGCTGTCCTTAG